The following are encoded in a window of Bradyrhizobium guangdongense genomic DNA:
- a CDS encoding hydrogen peroxide-inducible genes activator, which yields MINLTLRQLRYFDALARHGHFGRAAEACSISQPALSMQIKELEEALGGLLLERSARQVALTRFGEELAQRVRDILRSVDELGDFARASRDRFSGRLRIGMIPTIAPYLLPKITKNLTRMHPELDIRVRETMTPRLIQELVEGRLDTAIVALPVSEPSLTEVALFEEKFLLVRPGTDAGTPVPSREMMREMRLLLLEEGHCFRDQALSFCNMQSAPPREMLDANSLSTLVQMVSAGIGVTLIPEMAVSVETRSASVSLSRFRDPEPSRTIGMVWRKTSPLARQLLQISEVVCLSAGKVRARQSLRSQRA from the coding sequence ACGCGCTGGCGCGTCATGGTCATTTCGGCCGCGCCGCGGAGGCCTGTTCCATCTCGCAACCGGCGCTGTCGATGCAGATCAAGGAACTGGAGGAGGCGCTCGGCGGGCTGTTGCTGGAGCGCAGCGCACGCCAAGTCGCGCTAACCCGGTTCGGCGAGGAGCTCGCGCAGCGCGTCCGCGACATCCTGCGCTCGGTCGACGAGCTCGGCGATTTCGCCCGCGCCTCGCGGGACCGTTTCTCCGGCCGCTTGCGCATCGGCATGATCCCGACGATCGCGCCTTATCTCCTGCCCAAGATCACCAAGAACCTCACGCGGATGCATCCGGAGCTCGACATCCGCGTGCGCGAGACGATGACGCCGCGCCTGATCCAGGAGCTCGTCGAGGGCCGGCTCGACACCGCCATCGTCGCGCTGCCGGTCTCCGAACCCTCGCTCACCGAGGTCGCGCTGTTCGAGGAGAAATTCCTGCTGGTACGGCCGGGCACGGATGCGGGCACGCCCGTGCCGTCGCGCGAGATGATGCGCGAGATGCGGCTGCTGCTGCTCGAGGAAGGCCATTGTTTCCGCGACCAGGCGCTGTCGTTCTGCAACATGCAATCGGCGCCCCCGCGCGAGATGCTGGATGCGAACTCGCTGTCGACGCTGGTGCAGATGGTGAGCGCCGGTATCGGCGTCACGCTGATTCCGGAGATGGCGGTGTCGGTAGAGACGCGATCGGCCTCGGTCTCGCTGTCGCGCTTCCGCGATCCCGAGCCGTCACGCACCATCGGCATGGTCTGGCGCAAGACCAGCCCGCTGGCGCGGCAACTGCTCCAGATCTCGGAGGTGGTGTGTCTGTCGGCCGGCAAGGTGCGCGCGCGGCAGTCCCTGCGCAGCCAGCGGGCGTAG